In one Pseudomonas sp. 31-12 genomic region, the following are encoded:
- a CDS encoding PIG-L deacetylase family protein translates to MKPVSIIDSSLPGQIWNNAQQLDNIPVINTETLVPAGARAVVIAPHPGDEVVMCGGLLQLLSSLGHPLQLISITDGSASHPGSQQWSEKRLSVFRGQESVEALRRLGLPMHSLKWIRGGFTDNALAERETQLTQFIARYLRPGDVVFSTWREDGTSDHDAVGRASANAASMVGATINELPVWAWHWPTRDQGLFPWHRARKIRLDTWTVARKSHATHAYASQLDGEPAIGIAPLLPRVILERMRLPYEVVFV, encoded by the coding sequence ATGAAACCCGTTTCCATCATCGACAGCAGCTTGCCGGGACAGATCTGGAACAACGCCCAGCAACTGGACAACATCCCCGTTATCAACACCGAGACCTTGGTCCCTGCTGGCGCCCGCGCGGTGGTGATCGCGCCGCATCCCGGCGATGAAGTGGTCATGTGTGGTGGCCTGCTTCAACTTCTTTCCTCCCTCGGTCATCCCTTGCAATTGATATCGATCACCGATGGCAGCGCCAGCCATCCGGGTTCGCAGCAATGGTCAGAGAAGCGCCTGAGTGTGTTTCGCGGCCAGGAAAGCGTCGAAGCCTTGCGCCGGCTAGGATTGCCGATGCACAGCCTGAAGTGGATTCGCGGCGGCTTCACCGACAACGCCCTGGCCGAGCGTGAAACCCAACTGACGCAATTCATCGCCCGTTATTTGCGCCCCGGTGACGTGGTGTTCAGCACCTGGCGCGAAGACGGCACCTCGGATCATGACGCCGTCGGCCGCGCCAGCGCCAATGCAGCGAGCATGGTCGGCGCGACGATCAACGAACTGCCGGTCTGGGCCTGGCATTGGCCCACCCGGGATCAAGGATTGTTTCCCTGGCATCGTGCCCGCAAAATCCGCCTCGACACCTGGACCGTCGCGCGCAAAAGCCACGCCACCCACGCCTACGCCAGCCAGCTCGACGGCGAACCGGCCATCGGCATCGCACCGCTACTGCCCAGGGTGATCCTGGAACGGATGCGCCTGCCCTATGAAGTCGTCTTCGTTTGA
- a CDS encoding glycosyltransferase family 2 protein has translation MIGILIPAHNEEDLLEDCLEAALLAAKHELLGGETVEVLVVLDSCTDRSLEIVSAYPVHSLVIEARNVGQARAAGARFLLDRGARWISCSDADSRVAQDWLVAQLALDVDAVCGTVTVDEWHESIDESAQIRYHQHYQARDGHRHIHGANLGISADAYRRAGGFEPLACDEDVQLVRQLERCGANIAWSHRPQVLTSARLDSRARGGFGDYLRDLAQVG, from the coding sequence ATGATTGGCATTCTGATCCCCGCGCACAACGAAGAAGACTTGCTCGAAGACTGCCTTGAAGCGGCCCTGCTCGCCGCGAAACATGAACTGCTGGGCGGTGAAACCGTCGAGGTGTTGGTGGTGCTCGACAGTTGCACCGACCGCTCCCTGGAGATCGTCAGTGCTTACCCGGTGCACAGCCTGGTGATCGAGGCGCGTAACGTCGGTCAGGCCCGCGCCGCCGGGGCGCGGTTTCTGCTGGATCGCGGGGCGCGCTGGATTTCCTGTTCCGACGCTGACAGCCGTGTGGCGCAGGATTGGCTGGTGGCGCAGTTGGCCCTCGACGTCGATGCCGTGTGCGGCACGGTCACGGTGGACGAATGGCACGAGTCGATCGATGAGTCGGCACAGATTCGCTATCACCAGCATTATCAGGCCCGCGACGGCCATCGGCACATTCACGGCGCGAACCTGGGCATCAGTGCCGACGCCTACCGGCGCGCCGGTGGTTTCGAACCGCTGGCCTGCGATGAAGATGTGCAACTGGTGCGGCAACTCGAACGCTGTGGCGCGAACATCGCGTGGAGCCATCGTCCGCAAGTGCTCACCAGTGCCCGACTGGACAGCCGGGCCCGCGGCGGTTTTGGCGACTATTTGCGGGACCTGGCACAGGTTGGTTAA
- a CDS encoding SAM-dependent methyltransferase — MSVEDRYFDGLFAGNDDPWSFRQRWYEQRKRAITLAALPRPHYRAIFEPGCANGELSFELASRCDRLLCCDTAPAAVTLARTRLGPFDHAEVRHLRLPADWPDEKFDLIVLSEIGYYLDADDLKRLIEQAAESLTADGQLLACHWRPPIDDCPLNARQVHDLLHEHLPLPRLVLHQEADFLLELWSREPRSVAALEGLR; from the coding sequence ATGAGCGTGGAGGATCGCTACTTCGACGGTTTGTTTGCCGGCAACGACGATCCCTGGTCCTTTCGTCAGCGCTGGTATGAACAACGCAAACGCGCAATCACCCTCGCCGCACTGCCCCGCCCGCATTACCGCGCAATCTTCGAGCCCGGCTGTGCCAACGGCGAGCTGAGCTTTGAGCTGGCCAGTCGTTGTGATCGTCTTTTGTGTTGCGACACCGCCCCCGCAGCCGTGACGCTGGCCCGCACCCGACTCGGCCCGTTCGACCACGCCGAAGTCCGTCACCTTCGCTTGCCCGCGGATTGGCCGGACGAAAAATTCGATCTGATCGTGCTTAGCGAGATCGGCTATTACCTCGACGCCGACGACCTGAAACGCCTGATCGAACAGGCCGCAGAGTCGCTGACCGCCGACGGCCAACTGCTGGCTTGCCACTGGCGCCCGCCCATCGATGATTGCCCGCTGAATGCCCGGCAAGTGCATGACTTGCTGCACGAACATTTGCCTTTACCGCGCCTGGTCCTGCATCAGGAAGCGGATTTCCTGCTGGAACTCTGGAGTCGTGAACCTCGCTCCGTGGCGGCTTTGGAGGGTCTGCGATGA
- a CDS encoding PIG-L deacetylase family protein — protein MKTNPIVGQGTPLHRWQTSSHLAQLPVIDILSLVPEGARAVIIAPHPDDEVLGCGGFLQLLAAAGRPLQLISVTDGSASHPGSERWPVERLSAVRPQESVEALRRLGLPLHSLKWLRGGFKDSQVAAREHELSEFIERHLRPNDVVFTTWREDGHCDHEAVGRASAEAAKRAGVTVHELPVWTWHWATPEDSFVPWERARKILLAPHLVARKRHAIHAFASQLEGDPKIGLPPVLAPYVLERLLQPFEVVFL, from the coding sequence ATGAAAACCAACCCTATCGTCGGCCAAGGCACGCCACTTCATCGGTGGCAGACCTCCAGCCACCTGGCGCAGTTGCCGGTGATCGATATCCTGAGCCTGGTGCCGGAAGGCGCCCGCGCGGTGATCATCGCCCCGCACCCGGATGACGAAGTGCTGGGCTGCGGCGGTTTCCTGCAGTTACTCGCCGCCGCTGGCCGCCCCTTGCAATTGATCTCGGTCACTGACGGCAGCGCCAGTCATCCGGGTTCCGAGCGTTGGCCGGTGGAGCGCCTGAGCGCGGTGCGGCCTCAGGAGTCGGTCGAAGCCTTGCGCCGTCTTGGGCTGCCACTGCACAGCCTGAAATGGCTGCGCGGCGGTTTCAAGGACAGCCAGGTCGCCGCTCGAGAACACGAATTGAGCGAATTCATCGAACGTCATTTGCGCCCCAACGACGTGGTGTTCACCACGTGGCGCGAAGACGGTCATTGTGATCACGAAGCCGTGGGCCGGGCCAGCGCCGAAGCGGCGAAACGTGCGGGGGTGACCGTGCACGAATTGCCCGTGTGGACCTGGCACTGGGCAACGCCCGAAGACAGTTTCGTGCCGTGGGAGCGGGCGCGGAAGATCCTGCTGGCGCCGCATTTGGTCGCGCGCAAACGCCATGCGATCCACGCCTTTGCCAGCCAGTTGGAAGGTGACCCGAAAATCGGCCTGCCGCCAGTGCTGGCGCCTTATGTGCTGGAACGACTGTTGCAACCGTTCGAGGTGGTGTTTTTATGA